From a region of the Paenibacillus sp. FSL R10-2734 genome:
- a CDS encoding NAD(P)/FAD-dependent oxidoreductase, whose product MRTLLVLGGGYGGLALIQELLNNHLPQDIEIILIDRMPYQGIKTEYYALAAGTVTDYHLRIQFPVHPRLTIRYGEVSSIDLESRIVTLEPDETVSYDILAIALGCTDNYHNIPGADQYTCSIQTFAGTRETYQRLNDVKPYGTINIVGGGLSGVELAAELRESRPDLNIAILDRGERVLSAFPAKLSQYVEEWFHHHQVQTLGRVSVSHVENNALFNGTEEIVSDVTVWTAGIQPVKVVQQLTVPKDRGGRIILDEYYRVPDYPEVYVIGDCASLPFAPSAQAAGAQGEQVAQVIQALWRGETPKLHAIRLKGTLGSLGKKSGFGLMGQRSVKGRVPRILKSGVLWMSKRTLG is encoded by the coding sequence ATGAGAACACTACTCGTTCTGGGCGGCGGCTATGGCGGCTTGGCCCTAATTCAAGAATTGCTCAATAATCACCTTCCTCAGGATATTGAAATTATCTTAATTGACCGAATGCCTTATCAAGGAATCAAAACGGAATATTATGCGCTTGCCGCAGGTACAGTAACTGATTATCACTTGCGGATCCAGTTTCCGGTTCATCCCCGTCTCACCATCCGTTACGGTGAAGTGAGTTCCATTGATTTGGAGAGTAGAATCGTTACACTCGAGCCTGACGAGACGGTGTCATATGACATTCTAGCCATTGCGCTAGGCTGTACCGACAATTACCATAACATCCCTGGAGCTGATCAATATACTTGCAGTATCCAGACCTTTGCAGGAACTCGGGAAACTTATCAACGTTTAAACGATGTGAAGCCTTATGGGACGATAAACATCGTAGGCGGCGGACTAAGTGGAGTGGAATTGGCGGCAGAGCTTCGGGAGAGCCGACCAGATCTTAATATTGCTATTCTGGATCGCGGTGAACGTGTCTTGTCTGCCTTTCCGGCGAAGCTGTCACAATACGTGGAAGAATGGTTCCACCACCATCAAGTACAGACGCTTGGACGTGTCTCTGTATCCCATGTAGAGAACAATGCTCTTTTTAATGGGACAGAGGAAATTGTTTCAGATGTTACGGTATGGACCGCAGGGATTCAACCGGTGAAGGTGGTTCAGCAGTTAACAGTACCGAAGGACCGTGGAGGACGGATCATTCTAGATGAATATTATCGTGTACCTGATTATCCAGAAGTGTATGTGATTGGCGACTGCGCCAGCCTGCCGTTCGCACCAAGTGCGCAAGCAGCAGGAGCACAAGGTGAGCAGGTTGCTCAGGTTATTCAAGCTTTATGGCGCGGCGAGACTCCTAAGCTTCATGCTATTCGTCTGAAGGGCACCTTAGGCTCACTAGGTAAGAAATCCGGATTTGGCCTGATGGGCCAACGCTCCGTCAAAGGACGGGTTCCCCGTATCCTCAAGAGCGGGGTGCTCTGGATGTCGAAACGCACTTTAGGATAA
- a CDS encoding NAD(P)/FAD-dependent oxidoreductase, with product MSDLLIIGGGPAGMFAAFYGGMRQASVTLIESMPQLGGQLAALYPEKYIYDVAGFPKVTAQELVDNLSRQMDMFQSNIRLEEKVISVQKRDERHFVVTTDVAEYHSKAIIITAGVGAFEPRRLELPNAGRFEKANLHYFVNDLNAFKDKKVLISGGGDSAVDWALMLEPIAEQVTLIHRRDKFRAHEHSVENLMASKVNVITPTEITELHGDEFITKVTLSHIKTKETQEIEVDSVIVNFGFISSLGPIAEWGIDIEGNSIVVDSRMETSIPGIFAAGDITTYPGKLKLIAVGFGEAPTAVNNAKVYIDPEAKLSPGHSSNMKL from the coding sequence ATGAGCGACCTTTTAATCATAGGTGGCGGCCCAGCTGGCATGTTTGCCGCATTTTACGGTGGGATGCGTCAGGCATCAGTAACACTTATTGAAAGTATGCCCCAATTGGGAGGTCAACTTGCTGCCCTTTATCCAGAAAAATACATTTATGATGTAGCAGGTTTCCCAAAAGTAACAGCACAAGAATTGGTCGACAACTTATCTCGGCAAATGGATATGTTCCAATCGAATATCCGGCTGGAGGAGAAAGTAATTTCTGTTCAGAAACGGGACGAACGCCATTTCGTAGTTACAACCGATGTAGCCGAATATCACAGCAAAGCAATTATCATTACAGCTGGTGTAGGTGCATTTGAGCCTCGTCGTTTGGAATTACCCAACGCTGGACGTTTTGAAAAAGCCAACCTCCATTATTTTGTAAATGATTTGAATGCCTTTAAAGATAAAAAAGTTCTGATCAGCGGTGGCGGTGACTCTGCAGTTGACTGGGCACTTATGCTGGAACCGATCGCTGAACAGGTAACCCTGATTCACCGCCGGGATAAATTCCGTGCGCATGAGCATAGTGTTGAGAATCTGATGGCTTCGAAAGTTAACGTAATTACACCTACTGAAATTACAGAATTGCATGGTGACGAGTTCATTACTAAGGTTACCTTATCTCATATCAAAACCAAAGAAACGCAAGAAATCGAAGTCGACAGTGTAATCGTCAATTTCGGATTCATTTCCTCTCTGGGACCCATTGCAGAATGGGGTATCGATATCGAAGGAAACTCCATTGTCGTTGACTCACGTATGGAAACGAGTATTCCGGGAATATTTGCTGCCGGCGATATCACTACGTATCCAGGTAAGCTGAAACTAATTGCTGTAGGATTCGGCGAAGCCCCAACGGCTGTGAATAATGCAAAGGTCTACATCGATCCGGAAGCCAAGCTTTCACCAGGACACAGTAGTAATATGAAACTCTAA
- a CDS encoding GNAT family N-acetyltransferase produces MQIRKLNADEQPPFKLLLLADPSQSVVEEYLKRGQCFVAEVENCVIGVYVLLQTRPETVELVNIAVDESHQGKGIGKQLVYHAIQNASLLGAKTVEVGTGNSSVGQLALYQKCGFRITGIDRDFFIRHYSEEIVENGIKVVDMIRLSLDI; encoded by the coding sequence ATGCAAATCAGGAAACTAAACGCAGATGAACAACCCCCCTTTAAATTATTGTTATTAGCCGATCCTTCTCAAAGTGTAGTTGAAGAATATTTAAAAAGAGGTCAATGTTTTGTAGCTGAAGTGGAAAATTGTGTGATAGGTGTCTATGTTTTGCTACAAACAAGGCCTGAGACAGTGGAGCTAGTGAATATTGCTGTTGATGAGAGTCATCAAGGTAAAGGCATCGGGAAGCAGCTGGTCTATCATGCGATTCAGAATGCGAGTTTACTTGGTGCGAAGACGGTTGAAGTCGGTACGGGAAATTCAAGTGTAGGACAGCTTGCTCTTTATCAGAAATGTGGATTTAGAATCACAGGAATCGACCGAGACTTCTTTATCAGACATTACAGTGAAGAGATTGTTGAAAATGGGATCAAAGTAGTGGATATGATCCGCCTTTCATTAGATATATGA
- the sda gene encoding sporulation histidine kinase inhibitor Sda, whose protein sequence is MVELSDEMLLDSYHRAIELQLEYDFIALLLVEIRKRNLHSPVHAVLH, encoded by the coding sequence ATGGTTGAATTGTCGGATGAGATGCTTCTAGACTCTTACCATAGAGCAATAGAACTGCAACTAGAGTATGATTTCATTGCTCTTCTACTCGTTGAAATTCGCAAACGCAACTTACACTCTCCAGTTCATGCGGTTCTTCATTAA
- a CDS encoding YheC/YheD family protein produces the protein MSGRQLASKWIKTEALLSDARVSHYIPMTRVYTAASLLAMLRRYGNVVIKPIVGGGGYGVIKVFRDSRGYGFTYMDRTRIYKDFGSMRRALHFVKVRRRYLIQQGISLARIGGRPIDYRVKVVKNGGVWEFRSMVGRLARPGLFVTNLCKGGTMLSCREGLRRSLPRIKASTKKAEMRRLTHVCIELMERHFPGIGELGFDYAVDYSGKIWILEVNTRPQ, from the coding sequence ATGTCGGGAAGACAACTGGCTAGCAAATGGATAAAGACAGAAGCATTGCTCAGTGACGCAAGGGTTTCTCATTATATACCAATGACGAGGGTGTATACTGCTGCCTCGCTGTTAGCCATGCTCCGGAGATACGGGAATGTGGTTATTAAACCTATTGTTGGTGGTGGAGGTTACGGTGTAATCAAAGTATTTCGGGATAGCAGAGGTTATGGATTTACTTATATGGACAGAACTCGAATTTACAAAGATTTTGGATCCATGAGACGTGCGCTCCATTTCGTCAAGGTTAGACGTAGATACTTGATTCAACAAGGGATTTCTCTTGCCAGAATTGGTGGACGCCCTATTGATTATCGGGTCAAGGTAGTGAAGAATGGTGGTGTTTGGGAGTTTCGCTCCATGGTAGGAAGATTGGCTCGGCCTGGCCTGTTCGTGACTAATTTATGTAAAGGGGGCACGATGCTTTCTTGTCGAGAAGGACTTCGTAGATCGTTGCCTCGGATCAAAGCCTCGACGAAGAAAGCAGAGATGCGCAGGCTAACGCATGTATGTATCGAACTGATGGAACGGCACTTTCCGGGAATAGGTGAGCTAGGCTTTGATTATGCCGTAGATTACTCAGGAAAAATATGGATATTAGAGGTTAATACAAGACCTCAGTAA
- a CDS encoding iron-sulfur cluster assembly accessory protein, translated as MINISEKAAEQLKAMLAEQEAPNMFLRIGVTPGGCSGFSYAMGFDDIESDQDVYMDIEEMKVVVEKENLRYLDGLEIDFEESGMTGGFTINNPNATATCGCGSSFRTAKDAGKPNEEPC; from the coding sequence ATGATTAATATTAGCGAAAAGGCAGCAGAACAATTAAAGGCGATGCTTGCTGAACAAGAAGCGCCGAACATGTTCCTCCGTATTGGAGTAACGCCCGGCGGATGCAGTGGATTCTCTTACGCTATGGGCTTTGATGATATTGAAAGCGATCAGGACGTATACATGGACATCGAAGAGATGAAGGTTGTCGTAGAGAAAGAGAATCTTCGTTACCTTGATGGCCTCGAAATTGATTTCGAAGAATCCGGCATGACTGGCGGCTTCACCATTAATAACCCGAACGCTACTGCAACCTGCGGCTGCGGCTCAAGCTTCCGGACAGCTAAGGATGCTGGGAAACCGAACGAAGAGCCTTGCTAA
- the mqnE gene encoding aminofutalosine synthase MqnE, translated as MSTLFTPQTDARMMNIIEKVRGGERLNLEDGVYLYQSNDLLTIGQLANEVNIAKNNNRVYFIENMSLYFTNVCESHCAFCNFRKDDGEEGAYTLSGQEMVQYVEQHIQPGVREFHIVGGHNDKVPFQYYVDSLKALNDRFPEVTLKAYTAAEIDFFTRISGLSIREVLEQLRAAGLKTLTGGGAEILSDQYRKKMRVDKANVEEYLEVHRTAHQLGMKTHTTMLYGSIESHEDRIRHMMQIRDLQDETNGFMVFIPLSMQPKNKNAGIMRRNSAYEDLKTIAISRLMLDNFDHIKAYFINIGPQLTQVALNFGASDVHGTILKERISHAAGALTPEGLTRDELIWLVKGAGRIPVERDTFYNAIKVYE; from the coding sequence ATGTCTACTCTTTTCACCCCCCAAACAGACGCCCGAATGATGAACATTATTGAAAAAGTTCGCGGCGGCGAAAGATTGAATTTAGAAGATGGCGTTTATTTATATCAAAGCAACGACCTACTTACGATTGGCCAGCTAGCGAATGAAGTCAATATTGCTAAGAACAACAACAGGGTATATTTTATCGAAAATATGAGTCTTTATTTCACCAATGTTTGCGAATCACACTGTGCATTCTGCAATTTCCGCAAAGATGATGGAGAAGAGGGTGCTTATACCCTTTCCGGTCAGGAAATGGTGCAATATGTCGAACAGCATATTCAGCCAGGCGTGCGCGAATTCCATATCGTCGGTGGTCATAATGACAAGGTTCCCTTCCAGTATTACGTGGATTCTTTAAAAGCCTTGAATGACCGTTTTCCTGAGGTAACCTTAAAAGCATACACTGCAGCCGAGATCGATTTTTTCACCCGAATTAGCGGGTTGAGCATTCGTGAGGTACTAGAACAACTGCGTGCCGCAGGACTTAAGACGCTTACTGGTGGAGGCGCAGAAATATTATCCGATCAATACCGTAAAAAAATGCGCGTAGATAAAGCTAATGTCGAAGAATATCTGGAAGTTCACCGGACGGCACATCAGCTTGGCATGAAGACGCATACCACTATGCTCTATGGCTCCATTGAATCTCATGAAGACCGTATCCGGCACATGATGCAGATCCGCGATCTGCAGGACGAAACCAATGGTTTTATGGTATTCATTCCATTATCTATGCAGCCTAAGAATAAGAATGCAGGCATTATGCGCCGCAACTCCGCTTATGAGGATCTGAAGACGATTGCGATCAGCAGATTGATGCTGGATAATTTCGATCACATCAAAGCCTACTTCATTAATATCGGTCCTCAGCTTACTCAGGTTGCGCTGAACTTCGGTGCTTCTGACGTTCATGGTACCATCCTTAAAGAACGCATTAGCCATGCGGCTGGCGCCTTAACACCTGAAGGCCTCACTCGCGATGAATTGATCTGGCTAGTAAAAGGTGCTGGACGAATTCCAGTGGAACGCGATACTTTCTACAATGCGATAAAGGTATACGAATAA